One part of the Trichomycterus rosablanca isolate fTriRos1 chromosome 25, fTriRos1.hap1, whole genome shotgun sequence genome encodes these proteins:
- the LOC134302740 gene encoding gamma-crystallin M2-like, which produces MHVTALFESLGKSVWGKSLQKGFRVLSFYLIPFHCTVPSQQVIFYEDKNFMGRSYECSSDCTDISSYLSRCHSCRVESGCWMVYDQPNFMGNQYFIKRGEYSDYMSMWGWGNNCIRSCRMIPMYRGSYRMKIYERENYMGQMMELTDDCDSIMDRYHWSGGCHSCHVMDGHWLMYEQPHYRGRMWYFRPGEYRSFRDFGNMRFMSVRRIMDSWY; this is translated from the exons ATGCACGTTACAGCTCTTTTCGAGAGTCTGGGGAAGTCAGTCTGGGGAAAAAGCCTTCAGAAGGGCTTCAGAG TCTTGTCCTTTTATCTAATCCCATTTCACTGCACTGTACCGTCCCAACAGGTCATCTTTTACGAGGACAAGAACTTCATGGGCCGCTCCTACGAGTGCAGCAGCGACTGCACTGACATCTCGTCCTACCTGAGCCGCTGCCACTCGTGCCGGGTGGAGAGCGGCTGCTGGATGGTCTACGATCAGCCCAACTTCATGGGAAACCAGTATTTCATCAAGAGGGGCGAGTACTCCGACTACATGAGCATGTGGGGTTGGGGCAACAACTGCATCCGGTCCTGCCGCATGATCCCCATG TACCGGGGTTCCTACAGAATGAAGATCTACGAGAGGGAGAACTATATGGGTCAGATGATGGAGCTGACCGATGACTGCGACTCCATCATGGATCGCTACCACTGGTCCGGGGGCTGCCACTCGTGCCACGTGATGGACGGGCACTGGCTCATGTACGAGCAGCCGCACTACAGAGGCAGGATGTGGTACTTCAGGCCCGGAGAGTACCGCAGCTTCAGGGACTTCGGCAACATGAGGTTCATGAGCGTGAGGCGCATCATGGACTCCTGGTATTAA